gtgtgtgtgtatgtgtgtctgccctgcgatggactggtgccccgtccagggtgttactgtgtgacttgcgcccattgaaaaagctgggataggctccagcaccccctgcgacccttattgggtaagcggttaagaaagtgagtgagtgaatggggtAACATTAGAACTCAGACTGGGGTAAGGCAGTCTAGACACAGGTGATATGACAAACTGAGAAAAATGTGGCAACATAcgttttataatgtattttacattGTAAGAGCagatatatattaattaatattgtcTACAATAAAAACTTGCCTTAATAACCTTTGGTAGTAGATTGCATCCAACTGTGTCTCACTGGCTAACACTCCTAAGGCCCAAGGACATTCTATCTACTAAAATAGAAACTAAAATTAGAAACTTGTCCTCTTCAGGAATTGTATGTGGTGACATCTAAGCAGAGGATAAACAGTCTGTGGAAAACACACAAGTAAAGAGTTAGCAGTAGTGCTATTAAACTGGTTCCTATACATATCCAGTGTGTGGAGGTTTGCATGGAGTTCACAAGGCGTTACCTACCTATGGAATGGGAGGAGCGGTGGAGAAAAGAGAAAGAGCGACGGAAAATGGTGATGGAAGAAGGAGGGGAGAGGGTTGAGGAGGAGAACAGGAGGTTACAATGGATAAAGGCATACAATGACTGCAGAATTGGGGTAATAAAGAAGGAGCAGCCAGAGAACTCAAACAGTGAGATATTAAAGATGGAAAATGAAAATCAGTGGAATAAAAAGCAGGAGACTAAAAGATTTAGCAGAGATACTTACCCAACTGAAATCTCCCAAGCTATGGAGGAAATGAAGCACTGCTCTATTCTTACTGACTTGACCCTGATTACCAAGAATGGAGAAAATGTCTATGCCCACTCTCTAGTATTGGCTGCAGTGAGCTCAGTCATCCAGCGGTTACTCTGTAAGAAAGATGCGAAGAAAGAAACTGAGATAGTTTTGCATTTGGATCCTGAAGTATCTGATTTGGGAATATCTGCAGTCCTGGAGTTTGCCTACACTGGAACCATCACTGGTTTGAACAGACAACCTTTGGATGAGATTCAGACGGCCGCTAAGTGTCTGGTAGCGCCCCAGATTGTGGAGCTCTGCAGAAAAACAGaggagagaaagaaaaatacagatgaacagaaaaaaatactGGATAAGAGCAGAATTCCAGATGAAGAACAGATGAATGCCAATCTGCAGTCTATGAGAAAGTTGTGGGAAGAAAGAGTTGGCTGTGATGTAAAGCTGGAGGCTGAAGAAAGAATATTTCATGGTAAGTGGGTATAGGTGTACTATCCAGTTTTAGTTTCAGCCAAGAAAAAGCCACCCCTGAATAATCTTGTTTAATCAGTTGACGCTGTTCTTTAGTGCTTAGAATCTTTTGAAGACAGAATAAGTTTAACATTTTGAATCAGGTGTAGCTCTTGCTTGGCTAGAGTTAAAACCTGACACTAATTGgccatataaagaataaagtccaCCACAGCAAAGTGTATTTGGGTTTGTCTGTTTATATCAAAGCCATGTCAGAAAAGCTTTTATGCAGAACCACAGAAAGTTTTTTGCCAGTGTGTACCCACTGATCAAGTATTTTTGACTGGAAGAGGGAGAGCTAACACATGTCTATGTGAGACACATAAATCACCATTTTTTCCTTTCCAGCTCATACAATGCTGTCTTCCAGATACATGAGATTGCATACACCTACATTTGCCAAATGTCACTCTTAAAGACAGGAATGCCATCTTTTTTACCTAAAGAGATAGACGAGTTATTGCTCTCTTTGACCTACAGCCATTGGTGACTTTCTTGGCTCTCCTGATGACAGATGGCTTGTAGGTTAATCCACTCTGGAGATCTAGAAAGTTTTTTTAAGATGTGAAGAACCATTTGAAAGCAGCAAAGAATCTTAATgcctttttatattttaacctGGATCTCCTTACCATTTAATAATTCTTCAGGTCCCCTTTTGTTCTAGAACAAATTTAGCCAAGTAAAAAATAATGCTGTGAATGTGCAGAACAACTAACTAACCTTTAGACACTTTTTCATTTATCTCCAGCTCATAGAGTCATCCTGAGTGCCAACAGTGACTACTTTCGTGCCATGTTTAGCAGCGGTATGAGAGAAAGCAAACAATCCTCGGTGTCCCTGCTATTCATTGGAGCATCGGAACTTGAAGCCCTTCTACACTACTGCTACACTGGAGACCTTTTTCTTGACTGGGGTTGCATTTTTGACATCACCTCCACTGCCCTTCAGTTCCAGTTCCTCCCTGTTCTCTCACTTTGCCTCAGCTACATGCAGAACCAAATCAATATTTACAACTGTCTGGATGTAGTTCAATTTGCAGAAGCTTATATGCTTAAGGACTTGTTCGATATGGCAGAAGACTTTATCCATATACACTTCCAGGAGGTTGTTGGCACTCCAGTGTTCCTGGAGCTACCAGCCCAAAAGCTGTTGGATCTGCTTAGCCATGATTCCTTGTGTGTTACATCCGAGCTGGCAGTGTTCCGAGCGGTGGTAGCATGGATTGAGGCAGATCTGGTCCAGAGGTTACCTATGGCCCAGAAGGTCATGGAAGTGGTACGCTTCCCACTCATGACCTTCCGGGAGTTTCGCGAGGTTCGGGCTATTAACCTGCAGATGGAATGCCATGGTGATGAATTGTGTCTGTACAGCTCAGCACTTAAAGAATTTGGGTTTGGAAGTCCAGAAGTTCACCCTCGCATACACTACCCCAAGGATGTCCTTGTTGTTGTGGGAGGTGATCAGGCAAATCTAGACAATGGCATGCGTCTTCCAAGCAAGCAGCTGTGGTTTGCTAATTCTCTGTGTAATGGCACAGGAATGGTTAAGAATACAGAGTGGAGGATGTTAGGAGAAATGCCAGATAAAGTCAGGTTCAGACATGGAGTAGGCGTAATTGATGGGAAGCTCTATGTAGCAGGAGGCTGCCACTACTACGCTGAAAAAAACACAATGAAATCTGCATACAGGTAATATTAAAATTGTAAACATAACCATATACTGATACATGTTTGGGATACAAATTACTCAAATTATTCTGTTTCTTAATGGTCCGAACACTATTGtaataactttttttattaaatgatataCAACTCACACAGGTATGATCCTTCAAAGAACTTGTGGAAGAAATTGTCTGATATGCAGGAGTACAGGAGTAACTTTATAATGGTGGTAAGAGGTGACCATCTGTATGCTATTGGGGGAGACAAAGAGCTCAACACCAACctggacagtgtggaaaagTACTCACCCGACACTGACACATGGAGGTAGGAGCTATTTTAGTTTAGACATTACAATGGGACGTTCTCGACAATACACTCCAGCATCCTGCCCTACTTTCTAATTGCTTTCAAAGCATTAGTAGTTTGCTTTTAGTAGTTACAGTATTTCATAACTACATAACTACATATCAAGACTTTTATTAGTTTACTGATGGGTCAAAACATGTTTGTTGTATCCTAGCTTTACACATCTGCTGGACCAGCCTTTGAGTGGCCATGCTGCTGTGGTCTGGGACGGAGAGATTTTTATCTCTGGAGGTTTTAACTGCAAGTTCCAGTGCCTGGTATCCATGTTTCTGTACCATCCAGAACAAGGTACTACATATCTAGCTGACATGACTCATGATCGAGCTCAGCACTGCATGGAAACCTTGGCTGACCGCTTCTACGTTGCTGGAGGTGTAAGTAACTTCGAAAAGTTCTACACTGATCAATTATCCTGTGAAAGCTATGATCCTATTAGTGACTCCTGGACTGCATTTACTCCTCTTCCCCTGTCTCATGTCGGTGGAGCCTCAGCTGTCCAGGAGGAGAAGTTCTATATTCTGGGTGGTTATTGTCAAGAAGATTATAGTGAGAACAGACTGATACATCGCTACAACCCTGGAACTCAGAGATGGGAGACTATGGGCAAACTGGCTGGCCCAGTCACAGACATTCGGGGTTGTTTACTTCATATATCTGATCATCTGAGAAAGTAAGAAAGACAGAAATGTTTAACCCCTTAAATTTGTAGTATTTGTAGTCTATGTTGTGCTAAAGAGACTCTTGACATAATCCAGATCATTTGCTAATTTGGCTGTGTCACAAATCAcatgcaaaaatagtaaaagtGTGTCAGAAAAGTAAAATAACAGTGGTTTTGTTGGTTTTTTGACACACTATATGCTCTGTAGTATATACTCTGGAAAAATTAGCATTTAGCTAACAACTGCCAATTACTAAGCCTCACAAATTCATATTATTCTCTAATAATCTAAACAGGTTGTGGAGCAGAGTGTAATGTGATTGTTTTTAAAGTTCTCAAACTGTGAATTTTAAATTGTACTGATTTGAATTTCTTTTAAAAGGTATGTAACAGTATGTGTAGCctacattattaataaaattatcaaATTACTGATTTATACTATTTTTATTcgattaatgtatttaatgcagttcatatacactgatcagccataacattaaaaccacctccttgtttctacactcactgtcaattttatcagctccactatagaagcactttgtagttctacaattatgtggactgtagtccatttgtttctctacacacttttttttatcctgcttttaccctgttcttcaatggtcaggaccaccacagagcaggtattatttaggcaatggatgattctcagcactgtagtgacaatgacatggtggtggtgtgttagtgtgtgttgtgctggtatgagtggatcagacacagcagcgctgctggagtttttaacgctccacagcgctgctgtgtctgatccactcataccagcaaaacacacacttacacaccaccaccatgtcagtgtcactgcagtgctgagaatgatccaccacctaaataatacctactctgtggtggtcctgaccattgaagaacagcatgaaagggggctaacaaagcatgcagagaaacatggtaagtggagctgatgagtaagagtagaaaaaaggaggtggttttaatgttatgactgatcagtgtatgttggatGAGTATGATAGTATGATgcactttattatatttaatgttagttAAGTATGTTGAGTATGATAGTATGATGATTAGTAAAGTATGGTGcactttaataaattaaatgtaagtgAGGTATGATGCACTATTATATTAAGTGTTAGCTGAGTGTGATgcactttattatattaaatgttggtgGAGTATGATATACTTTTTATATTAGATTTTTGTTAAGTATGATGAGCTGTATTATATCAAGTGTTAGTTGAATATGATGCactttatattaaatgttaGTGGAGTATGTGGAGTAGTATGAAgcactttattataataaatgttataattgtgtatacagtgtatcacaaaagtgagtacacccctcacatttctgcaaatatttcattatatcttttcatgggacaacactatagacatgaaacttggatataacttagagtagtcagtgtacaacttgtatagcagtgtagatttactgtcttctgaaaataactcaacacacagccattaatgtctaaatggctggcaacataagtgagtacaccccacagtgaacatgtccaaattgtgcccaaagtgtcaatattttgtgtgaccaccattattatccagcactgccttaaccctcctgggcatggaattcaccagagctgcacaggttcctactggaatcctcttccactcctccatgatgacatcacggagctggtggatgttagacaccttgaactcctccaccttccacttgaggatgcgccacaggtgctcaattgggtttagtccatcacctttaccttcagcttcctcagcaaggcagttgtcatcttggaggttgtgtttggggtcgttatcctgttggaaaactgccatgaggcccagttttcgaagggaggggatcatgctctgtttcagaatgtcacagtacatgttggaattcatgtttccctcaatgaactgcagctccccagtgccagcaacactcatgcagcccaagaccatgatgctaccaccaccatgcttgactgtaggcaagatacagttgtcttggtacttctcaccagggcgccgccacacatgctggacaccatctgagccaaacaagtttatcttggtctcgtcagaccacagggcattccagtaatccatgttcttggtctgcttgtcttcagcaaactgtttgcgggctttcttgtgcgtcagcttccttctgggatgacgaccatgcagaccgagttgatgcagtgtgcggcgtatggtctgagcactgacaggctgacctcccacgtcttcaacctctgcagcaatgctggcagcactcatgtgtctattttttaaagccaacctctggatatgacgccgaacacgtggactcaacttctttggtcgaccctggcgaagcctgttccgagtggaacctgtcctggaaaaccgctgtatgaccttggccaccatgctgtagctcagtttcagggtgttagcaatcttcttatagcccaggccatctttgtggagagcaacaattctatttctcacatcctcagagagttctttgccatgaggtgccatgttgaatatccagtggccagtatgagagaattgtacccaaaacaccagatttaacagccctgctccccatttacacctgggaccttgacacatgacaccagggagggacaatgacacatttgggcacaatttggacatgttcactgtggggtgtactcacttatgttgccagctatttagacattaatggctgtgtgttgagttattttcagaagacagtaaatctacactgctatacaagttgtacactgactactctaagttatatccaagtttcatgtctatagtgttgtcccatgaaaagatataatgaaatatttgcagaaatgtgaggggtgtactcacttttgtgatacactgtatatgtacgtATAGTTTGTGTCtatggatgtatgtatgtatgtatactcaaattttatgtataatattttacaAATGACACCATGTTCACAAACATCACAAcagaattttatttcatttgctaaAGGCACTGTAAATGCTTGCACATGCTTGTACTAAGAGAAAAAACAACCTCACAACAGTCAGCTATTCACTTTCTTTCACTGTCTAAGGTAAGGAGGTATAGGCAGCACACAGGCTGCTATATATGTATTGGGACCAGGTGTTCCACACAAGCTCTCCCAGCGTTGTATTTTGGAATCATACCTATGCACCAGTTTTGTGTCACTAAAGTCTTCATGCCAATACCCCCCAAGGATATAGATCTTTCCTTCCAGCACTGCAGATGCTGCACTGACATGGGGAACAGGCAACGACATTATAGCACAACAAAATCCATTGCTTGGATCATAAATTTCACAAGCTAGTTGATCAAAAAATTGTCCATCAGCATCTGAGATTCCTCCGGCTATATACAGGTAGTCATGCAAGGCTTCCATGCAGTGCTGGGCCCGCCTCTGGGACATATCCACAAGGTAAGTGGTCcctttatttgggtggtagagtAGCATGGTTGCAAGGCACTGGTATCTGCGGTCAAAGCCACCTGAGATGAAAATCTCTCCATTCCATACGCTGGCAGCATGGTCACTTACGGGTTGATCCAAAGGATGAACCAAGCTGGAAAATATAAGAAAAGAAACCTAAATAATAATTGGCAATTTACACTGAAAAGGATTTAATGTAATGTCTTAGGGATGTGAAGCCAACTATTATTGCCACTTGATGTCTCCACAGTTGTCTCACATCTCTTGTGTAATGTTGCACATAAATGTATAGCAAAGACTAGAGTTAATGACAAACCAGCATTGACTGATAGATGGCAGTGGTTCAGGATCAAATGCACAAAGTATGGGCAATACTCTTTAAGTGGCACTTGAAGGAGTCCAATGACCTCAATAAATTTAGTGTGAAACGAGCTTTAAAAGGCTTGCTAACAAAATCTTCAAACAGCACAGTGTACTTGATATTCACTGTACATTATTCTTACCTCCAGGAGTCTTTGATGGGGCAATACATCTCTACACTCTCTATAATGACTTCAGAATCTCTTTCTCCACCAATGGCATAAATTTTTTTATCCAAAACCACAAGGGCAAAGCTAGCCCTTGTTTCACACATATTAGCCAACCTTTTCCAGGTATTTTGTATTGGATCATACCTGTAAGGGAAATAAAACATTagacaaaaagacaaaaaccTACAAAATATAGAACTGCAGTTTAGGTATACACTTGTTTTATTACCTATAGGTGCATTTCATTGTGTCATTCTTTCCATAATAATGACGCCCACCAACTACGTAAAGCTTTCCCTTTATCGCTCCAACTTTATGACTGAATCTGGGTTTCTCAGGCAAGTCTGCCAGCATCCTCCATTCAATTCTTTTCATTATCCCCACATGGTTGCGGAAAGAGTTGCTGAACCATATTTCCCTACAGGGTGAGCGCTTATCAAGGTTTTCTGTAATTCTTTCTCCACCAACGAGGACCAAGGCTTCCTTAGGACAGTAGGTCCTAAATTTTGCCTGAGCATTACAGGTGCTGGAGCAGAATTCCTCCAACAGGGACTCATAAAGGCCCCTGGCACTGACTTGTGGCCATGAGGTTATGACCTTCACTTCTTTGAATTCTGTAAAGGTCATGAGAGAAAACAGGATAGTCCCCATTAGCTCCCTGGCTTCTTTAACCCTTTCACTGGGATTGGCCTCAATCCAAGATATGACCGCCTTGAACACAGGTAGCTCTGAGGCAACACAGAGGCAGTCACTATGAAGATATTTCTTCAGCTTTTCCACTGACAGGTCTTGAAACTTCAGTGTGGATGCTACATCCTCAAAATGCCTAAGGACAAAGTCGTCCGCTATTTCTTGCAAGTCACACATTGCATAAGCTTCAGCAAATGAAGCAACATCCAGGCACCTGTAAGCATCCATTTCCTCCTTTAAAAACCCGAGGCAGAGCGACAGGGTGGGCTGGAATTGGAACTGAAGGGTGGTGGAGGTGAGTTGAAAGACGCAGCCCCAGTCAAGAACTATTTCTCCACTGTAGCAGCAGTGAAGGATGGCCTCCAGTTCATGTGCCCCCATCATTAACAAGGACACTGCAGACTGCTGGCTCTCCCGCATACCACTAAGGAACATGGCATGGAAGTAGTCACTACTGGCACTCAGGATGATCTTATGTGCTAGAAatgattataaaaaacagattaaaaCTTCATGGCTGGTTTATAATAGCACAAACATAACATTGTTTTATACATAAACAGTAATTTGCCAGTATATGGGGACAccaatattgcatttttgtcAGGTACATAGAAATGCTTGTAGTAGGTATGCAGTGACTGTAGCCTATTTGGAACCATCTAGAAGAAAAACATTTCTTATTACCCTTATGAGTGGATGTATTTACCAAGTACTGCAGATGACCAAATGACATTTCTGATCATGGCAATCCTAAACCTTACAACtgtatggtcaggacccccacaggaccactatagagcaggtattagttggtggtggatcattctcaccactgcagtgacactgacattgtggtggtgtgttagtgtgtgttgtgctgatatgagtggatcagacacagcagtgctgctggagtttttatataccatgtccactcactgtccagtctattagacactcctacctggttggttcaccttgtagatgtaaagtcagagacgatcgctcatctattgctgctgtttgaggtggtcatcttctagaccttcatc
The sequence above is drawn from the Trichomycterus rosablanca isolate fTriRos1 chromosome 14, fTriRos1.hap1, whole genome shotgun sequence genome and encodes:
- the si:ch211-63p21.8 gene encoding kelch-like protein 33 codes for the protein MEFTRRYLPMEWEERWRKEKERRKMVMEEGGERVEEENRRLQWIKAYNDCRIGVIKKEQPENSNSEILKMENENQWNKKQETKRFSRDTYPTEISQAMEEMKHCSILTDLTLITKNGENVYAHSLVLAAVSSVIQRLLCKKDAKKETEIVLHLDPEVSDLGISAVLEFAYTGTITGLNRQPLDEIQTAAKCLVAPQIVELCRKTEERKKNTDEQKKILDKSRIPDEEQMNANLQSMRKLWEERVGCDVKLEAEERIFHAHRVILSANSDYFRAMFSSGMRESKQSSVSLLFIGASELEALLHYCYTGDLFLDWGCIFDITSTALQFQFLPVLSLCLSYMQNQINIYNCLDVVQFAEAYMLKDLFDMAEDFIHIHFQEVVGTPVFLELPAQKLLDLLSHDSLCVTSELAVFRAVVAWIEADLVQRLPMAQKVMEVVRFPLMTFREFREVRAINLQMECHGDELCLYSSALKEFGFGSPEVHPRIHYPKDVLVVVGGDQANLDNGMRLPSKQLWFANSLCNGTGMVKNTEWRMLGEMPDKVRFRHGVGVIDGKLYVAGGCHYYAEKNTMKSAYRYDPSKNLWKKLSDMQEYRSNFIMVVRGDHLYAIGGDKELNTNLDSVEKYSPDTDTWSFTHLLDQPLSGHAAVVWDGEIFISGGFNCKFQCLVSMFLYHPEQGTTYLADMTHDRAQHCMETLADRFYVAGGVSNFEKFYTDQLSCESYDPISDSWTAFTPLPLSHVGGASAVQEEKFYILGGYCQEDYSENRLIHRYNPGTQRWETMGKLAGPVTDIRGCLLHISDHLRK
- the LOC134327117 gene encoding kelch-like protein 33, encoding MNNSGEDKNAEDKNSKMMQLQRLEKQSEKGDEYNGASYYCSHNDDNKDEHSGGRFACSSVITKSNDDDGRDNPSGDEFLPALTYDVLHDGKNKDIDSKQMLEVNSMETENNSVIEDEEYHSNEDCMDDKENCSETSEEYDEHLEKLYSHPSYTKDFFQALEGMKQSAFLTDLTLITKSGSTFHVHSLVLAAVSSLIVQLLNERDEKKQKEIILHLDLGGSDLGISAVLEFAYTGTITGLNTESLGQIQTAALLLRVPRVLELCKEKERQKENGEEKMKEGGDRTFDEKQLNVSLKSIRQLWEDRVGCDVEVEAEGRIFRAHKIILSASSDYFHAMFLSGMRESQQSAVSLLMMGAHELEAILHCCYSGEIVLDWGCVFQLTSTTLQFQFQPTLSLCLGFLKEEMDAYRCLDVASFAEAYAMCDLQEIADDFVLRHFEDVASTLKFQDLSVEKLKKYLHSDCLCVASELPVFKAVISWIEANPSERVKEARELMGTILFSLMTFTEFKEVKVITSWPQVSARGLYESLLEEFCSSTCNAQAKFRTYCPKEALVLVGGERITENLDKRSPCREIWFSNSFRNHVGIMKRIEWRMLADLPEKPRFSHKVGAIKGKLYVVGGRHYYGKNDTMKCTYRYDPIQNTWKRLANMCETRASFALVVLDKKIYAIGGERDSEVIIESVEMYCPIKDSWSLVHPLDQPVSDHAASVWNGEIFISGGFDRRYQCLATMLLYHPNKGTTYLVDMSQRRAQHCMEALHDYLYIAGGISDADGQFFDQLACEIYDPSNGFCCAIMSLPVPHVSAASAVLEGKIYILGGYWHEDFSDTKLVHRYDSKIQRWESLCGTPGPNTYIAACVLPIPPYLRQ